A stretch of the Actinomyces qiguomingii genome encodes the following:
- a CDS encoding helix-turn-helix domain-containing protein has protein sequence MGSRSIEQHPADVRVSEALGGALEDSGMSLRELSRRSGVRLTRLGDVLRRGRAMTVGELEAIAGTLGLDPVEVLREAQERARERERAQVVQLGERRPDWPEELPPEWELAAQIQPGADEELAETTGWRDDLGEESQDIPYEED, from the coding sequence ATGGGTAGCAGGTCGATTGAGCAGCACCCGGCCGATGTGAGGGTGTCTGAGGCGCTCGGAGGCGCACTGGAAGACAGCGGGATGAGCTTGCGTGAGCTCTCGCGCAGGTCTGGTGTGCGGCTTACTCGTCTCGGCGACGTGCTCCGCCGTGGTCGAGCGATGACAGTAGGCGAGCTGGAAGCCATCGCGGGAACGCTCGGCCTTGATCCGGTGGAAGTGCTGCGCGAGGCGCAGGAGAGAGCCCGCGAGCGCGAGCGTGCCCAGGTCGTGCAGCTGGGGGAGCGTCGTCCTGATTGGCCGGAGGAGCTGCCGCCGGAGTGGGAGCTGGCAGCGCAGATCCAGCCCGGGGCGGATGAGGAGCTGGCGGAGACGACCGGCTGGCGTGACGACCTTGGTGAGGAGTCCCAGGACATCCCCTACGAGGAGGACTGA
- a CDS encoding DUF4326 domain-containing protein, which yields MSPRRFQRRRKAGWRMPDGAVYVGRPTRWGSPFAVGGEYRVVSEPGAAALLGVPGRSEAVLRPQTRREAVSAYLAWVRWDLVLLPAETAPVSPLTSMIVEALAGRDLACWCPLDEPCHADVLLALAAGISPRDIDLSRITPAECEAVTP from the coding sequence ATGAGCCCCCGGCGGTTTCAGCGGCGGCGCAAGGCGGGGTGGCGGATGCCCGACGGGGCGGTCTACGTCGGGCGCCCCACCCGGTGGGGTAGCCCGTTCGCCGTCGGCGGCGAGTACCGAGTGGTCTCCGAGCCTGGAGCGGCTGCTCTGCTGGGCGTGCCGGGGCGGAGTGAGGCCGTGCTCCGGCCGCAGACCAGGCGGGAGGCGGTGTCGGCGTACCTGGCGTGGGTGCGCTGGGACCTGGTGCTGCTGCCGGCCGAGACCGCCCCTGTATCTCCTCTCACCAGCATGATCGTGGAGGCCCTGGCGGGCCGTGATCTGGCGTGCTGGTGCCCGCTGGACGAGCCCTGCCACGCGGACGTGCTGCTGGCCTTGGCCGCCGGCATCAGCCCACGCGACATTGATCTGTCCCGGATCACCCCGGCTGAGTGTGAGGCGGTGACGCCATGA
- a CDS encoding phage holin gives MGKHVALTEDRTILSWLTPERRRALYSAVAAILAALAALGVITGEQSEAWAQVAEQVLAVAALVLAAIHTGGVYEAPIVGTPVDDDDGTPVSGSGGGTGD, from the coding sequence ATGGGAAAGCACGTAGCACTCACCGAGGACCGCACCATCCTGTCCTGGCTGACGCCCGAGCGGCGTCGAGCGCTCTACTCTGCGGTGGCCGCAATCCTGGCTGCGCTCGCGGCCCTCGGCGTCATCACCGGAGAGCAGTCCGAGGCGTGGGCGCAGGTGGCCGAGCAGGTGCTCGCCGTCGCCGCGCTCGTCCTCGCCGCCATCCACACGGGCGGCGTCTACGAGGCCCCTATCGTGGGCACGCCGGTGGATGATGACGACGGCACCCCGGTGTCAGGCTCGGGCGGTGGGACCGGTGACTGA
- a CDS encoding DUF433 domain-containing protein has translation MAFPLNLTSVLTGVTPSQLRSWRDKGLLVPEVKPKRPPLYSLRDLIALRSIARLRNEISLQKISAAFENLDVLDMAEHPSAYRFGTDGTTIFVEAPDDQGVYDILKCPGQKDMFTFEQLAEAFENFRGDKVVDLRRPAEHIEVDFGRMGGWPTIASTRIPYDTIAQVIDGEEITVDNISDYYPAVTAEAAADAVAFDAKVRSVA, from the coding sequence ATGGCGTTTCCACTCAACCTCACGTCCGTACTGACAGGCGTGACCCCGAGCCAGCTGAGGAGCTGGCGTGACAAGGGGTTGCTCGTGCCCGAGGTGAAGCCCAAGCGGCCGCCCTTGTACTCCCTGCGAGACCTGATCGCCCTGCGCTCCATCGCCCGCCTGCGCAACGAGATCTCCCTACAGAAGATCTCCGCCGCCTTCGAGAACCTCGATGTGCTGGACATGGCCGAGCACCCGTCTGCCTACCGGTTCGGCACCGACGGCACCACGATCTTCGTCGAAGCTCCAGATGACCAGGGCGTCTACGACATCCTCAAGTGCCCGGGGCAGAAGGACATGTTCACCTTCGAGCAGCTCGCCGAAGCATTTGAGAACTTCCGCGGCGACAAGGTCGTCGACCTCCGCCGCCCGGCTGAGCACATCGAGGTCGACTTCGGGCGGATGGGAGGCTGGCCGACAATCGCCAGCACCCGCATCCCCTACGACACGATCGCCCAGGTCATCGACGGCGAGGAGATCACCGTCGACAACATCAGCGACTACTACCCGGCCGTCACCGCCGAGGCCGCCGCCGACGCCGTCGCCTTCGACGCCAAGGTCAGGAGCGTCGCGTGA
- a CDS encoding tyrosine-type recombinase/integrase — translation MPASPAPTALAPRRRRPVVSARRRADGTTRYSVRFPLIPGDPSSKHQESFPTRAAAESFCDLVSALGGPAALAALDAADAEREVPTLRVWFSAYLERVGTYATPGTVAGYRSQYRRYLDGPLGSLLLTQITRQVVVAWVGAMRATQARPRTQGAASRPLSSKTIREAQRLLSQCLKTAVEEGLIQANPAQGVRVPSDDVKGASTTFLTRDELGLLIDAVDPYWRPLVSFLAGTGTRFGEATALQVADLDLTAAPPTARICRAWKKGDKGVYLGGTKGATTRTIALPRPLARQLGDMTAGRPAEALVFTSRNGARIQSQHFSTRVWRPALARAREAGLTKTPRVHDLRHTHASLLLGAGVPIIAVQRRLGHKSITTTVDTYGHLTPDAYAAATDAAEAIVNITSPTYATPPEPAPAQPEAGLDAAALAAQMAALQAQLTTLTDALAGDEITVVEAPAGITAA, via the coding sequence ATGCCCGCCTCCCCCGCGCCGACGGCACTCGCCCCGCGCCGCCGCCGGCCCGTAGTGTCCGCCCGCCGCCGCGCCGACGGCACCACCCGCTACTCGGTTCGCTTCCCCCTCATCCCCGGGGACCCCTCCTCCAAGCACCAGGAGTCCTTCCCCACCCGTGCTGCTGCCGAGTCCTTCTGCGACCTCGTCTCCGCACTGGGCGGCCCCGCCGCGCTCGCGGCCCTGGACGCGGCCGATGCCGAGCGTGAGGTGCCTACTTTGCGCGTCTGGTTCTCCGCCTATTTGGAGCGTGTGGGCACGTATGCGACGCCGGGCACGGTGGCCGGCTACCGCAGCCAGTACCGCCGGTACCTGGATGGGCCCCTTGGGTCGCTGCTGCTGACCCAGATCACCCGGCAGGTGGTGGTCGCCTGGGTCGGGGCTATGCGCGCCACGCAGGCACGCCCCCGCACCCAGGGCGCGGCGTCCCGGCCGCTGTCGTCCAAGACGATCCGGGAGGCTCAGCGCCTGCTGTCCCAGTGCTTGAAGACTGCCGTGGAGGAGGGCCTGATCCAGGCCAACCCCGCCCAGGGCGTGCGGGTGCCGTCCGACGATGTCAAGGGTGCCTCCACCACCTTCCTGACCCGTGATGAGCTCGGCCTGCTCATCGACGCCGTGGACCCCTACTGGCGGCCCCTGGTGTCTTTCCTCGCCGGCACCGGTACCCGCTTCGGCGAGGCTACCGCCCTGCAGGTCGCAGATCTCGACCTGACCGCCGCCCCGCCCACCGCCCGCATCTGCCGGGCCTGGAAGAAGGGCGACAAGGGCGTCTACCTGGGAGGCACCAAGGGCGCCACCACCCGCACCATTGCACTGCCCCGCCCGCTCGCCCGCCAGCTGGGCGACATGACCGCCGGCCGCCCCGCCGAAGCCCTCGTGTTCACCAGCCGCAACGGCGCCCGCATCCAGTCCCAGCACTTCTCCACACGCGTGTGGAGGCCCGCCCTCGCCCGCGCCCGGGAAGCGGGCCTGACCAAGACTCCCAGGGTCCACGACCTGCGCCACACCCACGCCAGCCTCCTGCTCGGCGCCGGCGTCCCCATAATCGCCGTCCAACGCCGCCTCGGCCACAAGTCCATCACCACCACCGTAGACACCTACGGCCACCTCACACCCGACGCCTACGCCGCCGCCACCGACGCCGCCGAGGCCATCGTCAACATCACCTCCCCCACCTACGCCACCCCGCCCGAGCCCGCCCCCGCACAGCCCGAGGCGGGCCTGGACGCGGCCGCCCTCGCCGCTCAAATGGCCGCCCTGCAAGCCCAGCTGACCACCCTCACCGACGCGCTCGCGGGAGATGAGATCACGGTGGTGGAGGCCCCCGCGGGGATCACAGCGGCCTGA
- a CDS encoding single-stranded DNA-binding protein — protein MAGDTVITLIGNLTGDPELRFTPSGLAVASFTIASTPRIFDRQAQEWRDGTTLFMRCQVWRDAAENCAETLTKGTRVIAQGRLVQRSYTTREGENRTVVELQVDEIGPSLRYATAQVTRTRPGQGGQTAGNHASPYTSRHQPQQQPAQADDPWDTGGGNTSFGDEPPF, from the coding sequence ATGGCCGGCGACACTGTCATCACGCTGATCGGCAACCTGACGGGTGATCCGGAGTTGCGGTTCACGCCGTCGGGGCTGGCGGTCGCCTCGTTCACGATCGCCTCCACCCCGCGCATCTTCGACCGGCAGGCCCAGGAGTGGCGTGACGGGACCACCCTGTTCATGCGCTGCCAGGTCTGGCGCGACGCCGCCGAAAACTGCGCGGAGACGCTGACCAAGGGCACCCGCGTGATCGCACAGGGCCGCCTGGTGCAGCGCTCCTACACCACCCGCGAGGGCGAGAACCGCACCGTGGTGGAGCTACAAGTCGACGAGATCGGCCCCTCCCTGCGCTACGCCACAGCCCAGGTCACCCGTACCCGCCCCGGCCAGGGCGGGCAAACCGCCGGAAATCATGCCAGCCCATATACCAGCAGACACCAACCCCAGCAGCAGCCGGCCCAGGCCGACGACCCCTGGGACACCGGCGGCGGCAACACCAGCTTCGGCGACGAGCCCCCGTTCTAA
- a CDS encoding helix-turn-helix domain-containing protein, producing the protein MSEVLEPDLTTVQVAQVLGCSRQRVTELCSSGVLPAYQLSERGPWRVRRADLDAYRQARVEAAAAAAEARRAAAARQEDIDAVTDMVRSGRLAVPARLASSSRRRRRRLYAI; encoded by the coding sequence GTGAGTGAGGTTCTGGAGCCGGATCTGACGACGGTGCAGGTCGCCCAGGTGCTCGGTTGCTCGCGGCAGCGGGTGACGGAGCTGTGTTCGTCGGGCGTGCTGCCGGCCTATCAGCTGAGTGAGCGGGGGCCGTGGCGTGTGCGTCGTGCGGATCTGGATGCCTACAGGCAGGCCCGCGTGGAGGCGGCTGCTGCGGCTGCTGAGGCCCGTCGTGCTGCTGCTGCGAGGCAGGAGGACATCGACGCGGTCACTGACATGGTTCGGTCTGGTCGCCTCGCTGTGCCCGCGCGTCTGGCGTCTTCGTCTCGCCGTCGCCGGCGACGCCTTTACGCCATCTGA
- a CDS encoding helix-turn-helix domain-containing protein codes for MMSVASEIRAEMARRGITGTALADEVSLKRPYLSLRLNEHADLKVGELVAIGDALGVPGWELLRRSRRPQSVAASGPSPAVEAQGIAAVERVGAALAGVPAEALLAHEQACDSCWSLEDAARHLSGDEDPATHRSSDEEVA; via the coding sequence ATGATGTCGGTCGCGTCCGAGATCCGAGCCGAGATGGCGCGCCGTGGCATCACGGGGACCGCGCTCGCGGACGAAGTGTCGCTTAAACGCCCGTACCTGTCCCTGCGGCTGAACGAGCATGCCGACCTCAAGGTCGGCGAGCTCGTGGCTATCGGTGATGCCCTCGGCGTGCCTGGATGGGAACTACTGCGGCGCAGCAGGCGTCCGCAATCCGTGGCCGCCTCCGGCCCGTCCCCCGCCGTCGAGGCGCAAGGCATCGCCGCGGTCGAGCGTGTGGGTGCTGCGCTCGCGGGTGTGCCGGCGGAGGCTCTGCTGGCCCACGAGCAGGCGTGCGATTCGTGCTGGTCTTTGGAGGATGCGGCCCGGCACCTGTCCGGTGACGAGGACCCGGCCACGCACCGCTCCTCCGACGAGGAGGTGGCGTGA
- a CDS encoding ImmA/IrrE family metallo-endopeptidase yields the protein MRPTMDTLLAAADKQQVFVRWLNMPEGWRGAYHLPSRTIYLRKGMDECATVPTLMHELAHASRGDDGHQTRPVEARIDRQVACRLITSGAYRDAEALVGPHPGALAVELDVPRWVVVAYRETLRRHKIVA from the coding sequence GTGAGACCAACGATGGACACCCTGCTCGCCGCCGCTGACAAGCAGCAGGTGTTCGTGCGGTGGCTGAACATGCCGGAGGGGTGGCGCGGCGCCTACCATCTCCCGTCACGGACCATCTACCTGCGCAAGGGCATGGACGAGTGCGCAACCGTGCCCACCCTCATGCACGAGCTGGCCCATGCCTCCCGTGGGGATGACGGCCACCAGACCCGCCCCGTGGAGGCCCGCATAGACCGCCAGGTGGCCTGCCGTCTTATCACCTCCGGCGCCTACCGAGATGCCGAGGCCCTGGTGGGTCCGCACCCGGGGGCTCTGGCCGTCGAGCTCGACGTGCCCAGATGGGTCGTGGTCGCCTACCGCGAGACACTGCGCCGTCACAAGATCGTTGCCTAG